The Coregonus clupeaformis isolate EN_2021a chromosome 35, ASM2061545v1, whole genome shotgun sequence genome includes the window agggagttgaaagtccgtgttgcccagcgacagccccaaaacatcactgctctagaggagatctgcatggaggaatgggccaaaataccagcaacagtgtgtgaaaaccttgtgaagacttacagaaaacatttgacctgtgtcattgccaacaaagggtatataacaaagtattgagaaacttttgttattgaccaaatacttattttccaccatcatttgcaaataaattcattaaaaatcctacaatgtgattttctggatttttttccctcattttgtctgtcatagttgacgtgtacctatgatgaaaattacaggcctctctcatctttttaagtgggagaacttgcacaattggtggctgactaaatacttttttcccccactgtatatacacccaACGTTGGTGTCAGCCGAGTTTATAAGTATAACTACCTAGAtagagctgggcgatatggacaaaaatccatattaCGATATAATTACTGAATAATCACGATAACGATAAATTGAACGACAAGTTAACAATATTAATAGGGACCAGTTACTTTTTTATATTACCCTTAAAACTACTACTTTGAATGATGTGGCCATCAATTCATTTCAAACTACACATTCCTCCAGTAAAGGCTACTTATCGTTATAGTCGATATCAGTAAAACGTCCTTGATAAATGGTCGGTTCGGAATCGATAAttttcggtttatcgtcccagctttaCTAGATACTGCTGAATTTAAAACAAATCAAAtgcatattgttatttattttaagacAAAAACTCAAATTGACCACATAGACCAAACTGCATTCTCAAGGTATATTAGGACTGCTCAAACACAATATTATAGAAGACATCTTTAGTGCGTCCGTTCTAGTCATTCTACTTCTATGACCACAGTTGAACAGTAATATCCAAAGAATGGCCGCTCACCATGGACCTCGTCTGGCTCAGAGTTACTGGTGGTGGTGATGTCACTCAGCCCGGACTCATCAGACTCCTCTTCTCCGTTTTCTGAGGAGTTCTCACAGACGATGACATCTCTGGCGTCATAGTACTCGGCCATGGAGTCGGCCAGCGAGGGGGTGCGCTGCACAGAGTGACCTGTAGAGGGCGTCTTCTCAGCATtctgaggagagggggaagaggaagagagaccgAAGGAGGAAGATTATAGTTAACAGGAAGCATACATAATGAACAATGCTTTAAAATGGATAAAAGTAATGACAGTAATGTCTTACAAAAGAGAGTTAAGGATGAAAACTGTGCTCATTTCATATAGAATCCCATGCATACAGGCACAAACACAGAAACAGGCAGACACGCACAGACATTCAGAAACAAGTAGCAGCCTGCCTCTTGTTGAGTGGGGGTTGGCAGCTGAGACACACCTGGTTCTGACGCACAGTGCTGTAGGACTGCTTGGAACCCCCCGTGGAACCAGAGGAAAGGGACAGGGAATGAACTTTGGTCTGGCAAGACTGCACCTCCAGCTGGATACACAAAAGTGTGACTTATTAGTATACTGTAGAGAATTGTATGAAAAGCAAGCACAATATTGAAGTTATTTCCCATTTCTGAAACCTCCCATTGTCACATCATGTATCAACCTTGGCCCACATGCAAGTAAGTTGGACAAAATGTACAGTATGAACATTTGGTGGAAGTTTTCCCTCTCGGATTTCCTCAGAACTCGGTCAGCTTTGTCAGATCCATCCAGCACAAGACAATTGATGCAGCGTTCAAGCCTAGTTCCGTTTCATAGTCATTTGTTTAGTTCAAGAACATCTAGTAACTCTGATCAAATAGATTCGTTTGTGGGAGGTTTTAGTTGTTTCACCAAGAGAAATCTAACAATTTCCCTCTGTTTGAACAAGTTTGAAAAGGCTTTTGTTGTTGCATCCAGGCAGGCTCAAAACAGGGAAACCGGGAGGAGCAGTTCAGACCTAGTTCCTAGATGTCCCAACCCCAAACAGCCCAAACCAGTTCTGGCTGGTTTCACACACTTGAACAACAGCAGGCTGAGACAGGAATATATTttggaaggagagagcgagagtgaaaaGAGGTGTGGCCCATAGAAAcctctgctgtgtgtgttttaaaacAGAGACCACAGTgttgactaaaaatgtaaaatcagCCTTGTCTATTGTTCGCTAGGTCTCTACCTGTTCTTCTTGTTACTTCCAAAATAAAAACTCAAAGAAATGTAGCTCTCTCCTTTGGAGTCAttaacagtatgaaaaatgtatgcactcactaactgtaagtcgctctggataagtgcatctgctaaatgacaaaaatgtaaaaatgtaagacaACTCCCTTCCTGTAAACGATAGCTAGCTACTGCTAACTAtattcccctgtagctcagttggtagagcatgtcgcttgcaacgccagggttgtgggttcgtttcccacggggggccagtatgaaaatgcatgcactcactaactgtaagtcactctggataagagtgtctgctaaatgactaaaatgtaaaaaatgtacaaTCGGTTATGTTCTCAGTTTATAGTAGGATgtatgtttcagtgtgtgtgtgtccagggcaGGCCTCTTACCTCAGACAGTGTGCTGCACAGGGTGGCCAGTTGATTGGAGGTGGATAATCGTAGGTCTGGACCGGTCCAAGCCTGTCGGATCCGCTCACGTTCCAGCGCAAGCACCTCGTGGATGGACTTGAGAGACGCATGAACTGAGAAGATTACAGCAGACAAATGTCATTTTCATTTGATTTCATGTTTCATTCATCCATACCAACATAAATCCCAAAGTAACTAAAGTAAGTAAATTATTACTGAATTGCAGTGGTCTACATAGGTAATTTATGTTGCAGAATCAGCCTCATTATGCCAGATCTACACATGACATTCCTATGTGGGACTTTTTTAACCTTACACCCCATCGAATGAGCCCCCAAACCCTGTAACACCCCTCGCTTACCCCTTTGGGACACAGCACAGATGTCCTGCTGAATCTTCTTGGCTTCAGGGGAGGTTATGAGAGGGTTGGAGAGCTGAGAGTACACATAGTCTGGGATGGACGGCACCGAAGGGACTCCCACACTCAGGTGGTTGGATGAGGTGCTCAGGTGGCTGGAGGTAaactgagggaggagaggggggaggaaagtaggggggaggaggaagaggggaaaggATGTGTAGAGCCATTTTTTTTGGTCACGTTTGAGTGCACGCACACGCTAGCATCAAAAAGCCCTGTAGAAGAATAGCTTTACATTGATGTCGGGACCTTGACAAACGtaatagtgagtgagtgagtgagtgatgaccATGAACACAAGACTGATGGTTATAATTATGCTCAACAAGTACATTATTCTCCTGGCTTTATCTAGCTCTATTTGTGATATTTGACCATGCCTGTTGCTAGCTCGCTAGATAATCAGTCCTCCGACGACATCTGCCATGTTGTAGACGATAACCAACTAATTACATGTTTGTTAACTTGCATCTGAAGTTGGAAGTTGTCCTTCACTTCAATCTAAACAAGCCCCTTTGACGCCTAACTGTGCACGCAATGTTTCATGACGCGGCAGGGAAATGAGTTTATATATTGTAGGTTACTAGCATTACTTCCTTTGTAGAATCTCCGCAATCTCTATTGTTGAGTTAACGTTTTATTCTCGTCTTTAGAAAAACGCATCTCGTCAGCTATAAATATACTATAGTGCAACCATCAGGTTATTATTTATTCAGTGAGAGAAGGacgactgcatctttgatgtgtctagGTGGTATAACGCATCATCCACAGCTGAATTATTAACTGGATCATGCTTAAAGATAAattatattcaatgtctgatttgttattgttacccatttACCAATCACGGCcattctttatgaggctttcgaaaaagCTCCCTGgttttgtagttgaatctgtgcttgaaagtcagtacttgactgagggaccttacatatgttGCATGTattggggacagaggaaggggtagtcattcaaaaatcatctcAACCCCATGTaatttatgtgatttgttaagctacgttttactcctgaattaatttaggcttgcctaaacaaaacGGGCGAATACTTATGGAACAACTATATTTTAGTCTTTACATTTTAGTTAATTTGTAAATTGTTtgattttattttttgtgtacatcaatgacaaaaaaaatctaattaaatccatttcaatcccactttttcACACAACAAAATGGGAAGAAAAAAAAGACTTATGATACCAACCGTATAGGACATGAGAACTTACCATGCCGCGGGCGTCGACACCGGACAGGGTGCGAGAGTGACCAAATATCTTGTTCGTAGTCTTCCTCTCCTTCTTGACCTTGGGGATATTAAGTGTCAGATTCTGAAAGACAGGTAGAATAGATACATGTTCAGAATAAAGAACAGGCAACCACTAAATTAATTTTCCAATGTCTCGCTCACCTCAGAATCACAGGTgtgacattatttttttttttccatAGAGAACTGACCATATACAGCATGTGCGGTTGTGGAGTAGTGGTTAGGGTGGTGACCTTACCTGCATGTTGATTCGTCGCTCTAGATCACTGTTGGAGATGGGTTGCTGGCCAGTCTCCAGCCAATTGAGCCTCTGAATGAGCTGGGCCAACTCAGTCAAGTCCACCTGAGAACGAGCTAGCTCTGTGGGGGGTCAAGGGTCAGAGAAGGTTATTAAGAAGAATAGGAAGCTTGGCTCTGAAAGTAATTGGATATTCATTTAACGCCGAGCTGAAAATTGATAGCCTTGATTCCCTAGCTTCACCATGGCAGTACCTTACCTTGGGAGCAAGTATCAGACTGGTGGGTCTGCTGCAGCCATGCAGCCACCTTGCCATTGACCCCTGGGGCTGCTGTGGGCGGAACGTCCATCTCAGCCTGGTAGACAGAGGCAGAGCTGGCGTAGTGAGGGTACTGGAACAACATGATTTggggacagagggaaagagaaagaagagTAGTCAACTGTCAGTCCAAGCCCATTTGTATAAAGTCCTCGTTCTATTCAGAATATAGCAATCTATTTTGGTGACCAGAATGTATTTGGTTGTAGCACTGCAAGTAGCAGACCACATTGAGTCATGCCCCGGTTTCTCTGTTCACTCACCATGCCTGGCATTGCGGCTTGGTTTCTCTGGGCTAGACTGGCCATGGCTGGCAACAACGTGCTGTCGCCCATAGTGAGGGCGTGGAGGACTCCGTGGTGGACGCTCAGGGCCTCGTTCTTCTTGAAGACACGATGGGCACACAGCTTGGTCAGCCATATGTAGAACAAGTCATTGCTCTTGGCCTAACAGGAGAGTGAATTTTACATCAATCATTTTTACACAAATAAAATATGCTACTTCTTATGGATTTAATGGCAGTGAAACTGATATAGATGGATAAGAAACAGATGTGAAAAGGAAAccgttgagcatgaaaaacccagcagcgttacagcgcctggcacctactatcataccccgttcaaaggcacttaaatcttttgtcttgctagtcaccctctgaatggcgcacatacacaatccatgtctcagttgtctcaaggcttaaaaatccttctttaacctgtctcctccccttcacctacactgattgaagtggatttaacaattgacatcaataagggatcataactgtcacctggattcacctggtcagtctatgtcatggaaagagcaggtgttcttaatgttttgtacactcagtgtacctTGAGATGGTATAAATAGTCTCCACCGTCCAGATCGATGCGCTTGGACTTCTTGTTGATGGACATGACAGCTAGGCTAACATCCAGGGATCCATGGAGCTTTCCTCTTTGGATCTGACGAGTAGAACATTACAATGGATGAAACCCCCTCACTTTATTGTCAAATATGTATATAAACAAGCATTCCGTAGCCTGTTACTTTTACAATATGGCGCTGACCGATTTCAGAAAGATTGCACTCGTTACTTGGATTTGTGTTTTTGGAAGTGTATTGTGAATACATACATCCTGCTGTGTCTTGGAGTACTTGAGGATCCCTTTTTCCAACAAGAAGTACCTCTGAAAGAAGAGACAGAACCACATTAGACAGGGGTGTATTCATAAGTGCACACCAGTAGCAAAACATTGTGCAAcgtaaaacaacaaaaacaagttTATTTTTTGAGGGGTTCAGATTAGTTTGGGAAACCCTTGATTAGTCCCTTACAGCCGAGTTTCGGCCAATTACTTCCGTTTGGTTACTAGTGAATACACCACAGGAAGTCAAAAGTGATGGTGAAACAGAACTAATTGGTTTGCCAACTGCGCTTCAATTGGCTTGCCAACTGCGCTTCAATTGGCTTGCCAAGTACAGCCTTCACATTACCTTGTGCCAGCCCTTCATAGGGTATTTCCTCCTCTTCATCAAGAAACCCTCACAGATACCAGGGATGCTCATGTCCAGCCCTGACCCGATCCCTGAACCCATGTCCATGTGGTCTTCCAACACCTCCCAGTTCCTGGAGTTCTGTGGGAGTGGCGGGGGGGGTTTCAGGCAATAAAGAACTTCATACTCACAATGTGGGTTTCATGCATCCATCCATAGACATATTCGTGATGTTTATATACATCTTTTGTTACACTATGGTGTAGAGAGGTGACCCATCAGATACAAAAGACAGGCACACCAACTCACACTTTAAGATCATTTTAATAAAAAAGGAACGACTCAGAAACTACCTGGCGGGAGTTGCGTGATGACCCAGCGCTGCCGTTCCGTGAGTGGCCGGCCTTGAATCCTCCAGCGGGAGACTTGTCCAGATTGCTCATCACTGATTGGCTGCTGTTGAGTGAGGGTGGGCACACCCGAGGGTCCATAATTACGATTGGATGAACAACGTCGCTAAAAGTAAGTCTGCTTTTCGGAAAGGTTCTCTCTCATTGGAGGAAACACAGCTCTGTGGAGACAAAGGAACAGTAATGTGAGGAGACATCAAAAAACATGGTGCCATTTTACTGGTTTAACATTTGGCAGCTTCATAAGCTTTAACTGTCCCATTTTCAACCCTGAGCAATCAGATAAATATAGACTTAAGGAGGAAGCCTTCAATTCTTGACATTCAAGTGTCAGGAACACACTGCTGCCCCTGCACGAGAAGAACATTCACATcatccaccccaaccccctcacaACTTTATGGTTGGCTTGGCCTTATAAAAGACCACGGTAGAAAAACTGGTAGTAGACAAGGTCCAGGAATACTGACCAAAGAATATGACAACGCAACATCCAAAATTATTCACAAATACTACTAGCAATTTTCAAAAACACGCTCATGTTTTTAATTAAGGTCAAAACTATATTTCCCTGTAAAAAAAAGCTTACATTAGAGACCGAACCAGCAGCATGTGGGATTATGAAAAGTAGCAAACGGATACAACTTTTTACTTAAAAAAAGACCAACTTACATAATGATTGGATCTATCTACTAGTATTCCAGAGTTAACCTATTCCATGGAATAATGTCTTCAGTCCCTTGATAGCATCCAACACAACAgtgactacaggaaaaggagggccgaacgcgcccccattcacatcgacggggctgtagtggagcgggtagagagtttcaaattccttggtgtccacatcaccaaactatcatggtccaaacacaccaagacagccatgaagagggcacaacaacaccttttcccccttaggagactgaaaagatttggcatgggtccccagaccCTCAAAAAGtactacagctgtaccatcgagagcatcctgactggttgcatcaccgactggtatgtcaactgctcggcatccgaccgtaaggcgccacagagggtagtgcgtacggcccagtacatcactggggccaagcttcctgccatccaggacctatataccaggcggtgtcagaggaaggcccaaaaaatggtcaaagactccagtcacccaagtcagactgttctctctgctaccacacgggaagcggtaccggagcgcaaagtctagttccaaaaggttccttaacaccatctacccccaagccataagactgctgaacaattaataaaacggccacccggactatttgcattgacaccccccctctttgtttttacactgctgcacTCGCTGTTTAAGTCTTACGGCAgagtatacttttttttaaagaatgtcttcggttgggtaattggtattaccaaaaataaatatttaaaaaactttgGGAGTCATGCCATTCTaaaagaggtttattctacctgtaagatttatggggagattgttccatttaattagaCCTGCTTTCATGTTGTTGAGTAAATGggataaagttatctttatatatttgttgtcacttaagcatcctaagtatttaatattttgtggtccacttaaaggatgGGTGTAGATCATGAGTTATAatttttcctattgccattagTTCAATTTTTTCCACGTTcattttatatcctgagattttaGAGTATTCCGAAAATATTTTTTAACAAGGGGGGCATTGAATTATCAATATTAGCTAGGTATATCAGGAGAAATCAGCAAATAAGTTTTGTTTATATTTATGTTTACCAATAGCTGTTacgtttgggtcctgtctaattctttctgAAAGCagttcaattgccagtgcaaacaggaagGTGGAAGAGAGGACATCCATGTCTCatgcccctttctaaagcaatttctTCAGATAATATATTagtgtatatttttgctttaggatatttatataatatttttatgaAATGTATTATTTAAGCTGGAAAGTTTAACGCTTTCAAAGTTTTGAACAGAAAAGGCCACTCAAGATGGTCGAAAGCCTTtggcatcaacagccattattgataaGTCTACTTTTTTGGGGGTGTATTAtactgaaacatgttcttgtatttgtttgtgtctatttttaataaaccctgtttgattaATATGTTAGCAAGCTTCggcatgacatgccaacaacTAATTCTGAACCTACACATCCATGCATAACTGACGAAATTATGAAACAAGTATTGTCATTTTTtttgtaaagtgagtgtggaagaggtgagagaattattgttgtctatcaacaatgacaagccacctgagtctgacaacttggatggaaaattactgaggatgatagcagacgatattgccacttcTATTTGCCTTCTCTGCAATCTAAgccaacaggaaagtgtgtgccctcaggcctggagggaagaaaAAGTAATTAaatcaaacagccgaccaatcagcctgttaacaacccttagtaaacttttgaaaaaaatgggtgtttgaccagattcacagattttcagcatgcttatagggaagggcattcaacatgtatGGCACTTATACAAATGACTGataattggctgagagaaattgataaagattgtgggagctgttttgttagactatTACAGCGTTTGACATTACCATTAAAGAACACAATGGAAGCCTCTCTGACATAATCCAGGAggtcaggcattccccagggcagctgtatAGGCCCTTTAATTTTtaaaatctttactaatgacctatGACTGGCTCTGAGTagctctgagtaaagcctgtgcgtctatgtatgctgatgactcaatactatacacgtcagctCCCACAGCAAgttaaatcactgcaacacttagagatgcagtcagttttagaatgggtggcaataaatatgttagtcctaaatatttcaaaaactaaaagcaatagtatttgggacaaatcgttcactaaacctcaactacatcttgtaataaataatgtggaaattgatcaagttgaggagactaaactgcttggagaaaccctggattgtaaactgtcatggtcaaaacatattgatgcaacagtagctaagatggggagaggtctgttaataataaagcactgctctgccttcttaacaacgttatcaacaaggcaggtcctacagcccctagttttgtcacacctggactactgtctagtcgtgtggtcaggtaccacaaagagggacttaggaaaattactattggcccagaacagggcagcacgactggcccttaaatgtacacagagatctaaaattaataatatgcatgtcaatctctcctggctcaaagctgcatgtgagaagtattgacatttgttttttatttatttcacctttatttaaccaggtaagccagttgagaacaagttctcatttacaactgcgacctggccaagataaagcaaagcagtgcgataaaaacaacacagagttacatatggggtaaacaaaacatagtcaaaaatacaacagaaaatatatatacagtgtgtgcaaatgtagcaagttatggaggtaaggcaataaataggccatagtgcataataattacaatttagtattaacactggaatgatagatgtgcaagagatgatgtgcaaatagagatactggggtgtaaatgagcaaaataaataacaatatggggatgaggtagttgggtgggctaatttcagatgggctgtgtacaggtacagtgatcggtaaggtgctctgacaactgatgcttaaagttaatgagtgagataagagtctccagcttcagagatttttgcagttcgttccagtcattggcagcagagaactggaaggaatggcggccaaaggaggtgttggctttggggatgaccagtgagatatacctgctggagcgcatactacgggtgagtgttgctatggtgaccaatgagctaagataaggcggggatttgcctagcagtgatttatagatgacctggggtttggcgacgaatatgtagtgaggaccagccaacaagagcgtacaggtcacagtggtgggtagtatatggggctttggttacaaaacggatggcactgtgagactacatccaatttgctgagtagagtgttggaggctattttgtaaatgacatcgctgaagtcaaggatcggtaggatagtcagttttacgagggcatgtttggcagcatgagtgaaggaggctttgttgtgaaataggaagccgattctagatttaactttgtataccccacaagacatgccaacagaggtctcttcacagtcccaaagtccagaacagactatgggaggtgcacatgactacatggaactctattccacatcaagtaactcatgcaagcagtaaaatcagattttaaaaaacagatcaaAATACACCTTagggaacagcggggactgtggagacaaacaggcacagacacgcacacgataacatatgcactTTACCAGCATTTCCCAAACCTGGTCCTcgtgaccccaaggggtgcacgttttggttttttcccccaacactacacagcggattcaaatgatcaaagcttgatgattagttgattatgaAGAAATGAAaaacagctgtgtagtgctagggcaaaaaacatgcaccccttggggtcctgaggaccgagtttgggaaaccctgcactaCAAACACAcagattttgtgttgtagatttgcgttagtagagtagtggcctgagggcacacacttaatgtgttgtaaaaagtaatgtaatgttttttaaTTGTATGTaattgccttaattttgctggacccaaggaagagtagctgctgccttggcagtagataatggggatccataataaatacaaatgtttcAAGTCTGGTAAGACTTCTGCCATGCTGTTGCTTATGAGTTCTGTTATTATGTCGTCACCATTTATTAAAATGTACGGGTCTGTAATCTGTAGGGGACTCTCCAGATTTTTCTGGTTTTAATATAACTAaaataactgtttgatacatggaactcGGAAGCGTTGAGTCGAGTGACGTCTTGACATTTGAGTAAA containing:
- the LOC121550930 gene encoding oxysterol-binding protein-related protein 7-like isoform X1 translates to MDPRVCPPSLNSSQSVMSNLDKSPAGGFKAGHSRNGSAGSSRNSRQVNSRNWEVLEDHMDMGSGIGSGLDMSIPGICEGFLMKRRKYPMKGWHKRYFLLEKGILKYSKTQQDIQRGKLHGSLDVSLAVMSINKKSKRIDLDGGDYLYHLKAKSNDLFYIWLTKLCAHRVFKKNEALSVHHGVLHALTMGDSTLLPAMASLAQRNQAAMPGMYPHYASSASVYQAEMDVPPTAAPGVNGKVAAWLQQTHQSDTCSQELARSQVDLTELAQLIQRLNWLETGQQPISNSDLERRINMQNLTLNIPKVKKERKTTNKIFGHSRTLSGVDARGMFTSSHLSTSSNHLSVGVPSVPSIPDYVYSQLSNPLITSPEAKKIQQDICAVSQRVHASLKSIHEVLALERERIRQAWTGPDLRLSTSNQLATLCSTLSELEVQSCQTKVHSLSLSSGSTGGSKQSYSTVRQNQNAEKTPSTGHSVQRTPSLADSMAEYYDARDVIVCENSSENGEEESDESGLSDITTTSNSEPDEVHASTLPAEAVSPDQPQTKASATLNYRASVSRAPDMVSTVPTNTGRRTVLPANCVDNSHIGIMTILYNNIGKDLSRVSMPCGLNEPLNLLQRVSEELEYSELLDIANRTEDPFERMLYIGVFSISGYAWATWRNRYKPFNPVLGETYESHCKERGFRYVAEQVSHHPPCSAVHAESENFTFWQDQRWKNKFWGKSLEIISSGPVNVKLPKYGDHYEWNKAVTCVHNVLSPQRWLEHYGEVTIRNTKSDICTCKISFVKSRYWTSETSKNEVQGQVLNRAGEVVHRFGGLWHEGIFCDTLPNPQCIWKPNTQPDDHFQYYGFGRYARELNELTPELKKVLPPTDTRYRPDQRILEEGDVAGADRKKEEVEQKQRDRRKELAKKGAEHVPRFFRKEMDAAGNEIWLSNGTYWKIRERPGFANTENLDLWC